One segment of Anguilla anguilla isolate fAngAng1 chromosome 1, fAngAng1.pri, whole genome shotgun sequence DNA contains the following:
- the LOC118224674 gene encoding guanine nucleotide-binding protein G(I)/G(S)/G(O) subunit gamma-2 produces MASNNTASIAQARKLVEQLKMEANIDRIKVSKAAADLMSYCEAHAKEDPLLSPVPASENPFREKKFFCAIL; encoded by the exons ATGGCCAGCAACAACACAGCCAGCATCGCCCAAGCCAGGAAACTGGTGGAACAGCTCAAGATGGAGGCCAACATTGACAGAATAAAG GTGTCGAAGGCGGCGGCCGACTTGATGTCGTACTGCGAAGCGCACGCCAAAGAGGACCCCCTCCTGTCCCCCGTCCCGGCCTCCGAAAACCCCTTCAGGGAGAAAAAGTTCTTCTGCGCCATTCTgtaa